GGTCTCGCGATGTAGTCTGTCAGCGCGGTGATTTGACAATCCCCACAAGGAAGTTCGAAGAGATCACCGTGTTGGTTACAAGTTCACGCTGATGTGAGCGGCAGGGCGACTCTCTCAGCGGAAAGTGGTGGTGATAAATTGATGTCCTGGAATTGTCTCGAATGACGGGACACTCGATCAGCGGGCGACCGATCCGCAGCATCTGGTGCCCGGGTAATGAAAAGCCGTTCGACGGCAGCAAGGAGGATGGGTGATCGTGTCGCGGTGATCTTCGCCGAGCCGGGAAAGACCGACAGGCTTATCGAGCAGCATTGCTAGACCAGATGGTGAGGTCGGGCTCCCGTCGATGCCCAGCTTTTTGTCAGGAAGGCACCGCCGTTTTGCAATCGCGCCGGATTGTTCCGCGAAATGATAGAAGAGATGTTGCGCATGACGCCGCGTCACAAGACCGATTCCGACATCAGTCAAGAGGTAGGGCTTCGTCGCGAGACGATCGTAAGCGCCCTCGAGAGGCACACATTGGCGAAAGTTGGATTATGCCGCCCCGGACGTTCAGCGTTTCGGCGCCGAAGGAAAGCCGGCGCTGGTCGTCGCATTCGTCAGATCGTTGACCTCTGCCCGCGCATCATCGAACACAACGATTGCGGTTTTTTCCTTAAACGAAACGGTGACTTTTGAGACGCCGGAAACCTTCTCGATGGTCTTCTTGATCATGTAAGGACAGGCTTCGCAGTACATGTTGTCCACCGCCAGGGTGACGGTTCGTTGCTCCGCCATTGCCCCGCCGGAGGAAATGATAAGCAACCCGAGCGCGAGCGAAGTGGGGAACTTCGTCATTGATCTCTCCATCATGATGTCAGCACGGGCCAAAGGACGTTGAACGCGATCGCAGCGACAACCAATATCGTCGCGACGACGAGCGCGGGATTTACGAATTTGCTCGCCGATCGAATTGAACATGCTGCATCTCTTTTTTGGTTCGATGAGCGATGCCACAGCCAGTATCCACACCCAAGACAGGCAACAGCTAGGGCAATGAAGTAGGGCTGATAAGGGGCGAGCCGAACCAGCGTGCCTATCCATGGAGCGCTGGCTCCCAGGGTAAAAAGAAGCAGCGGCAACATGCAGCACGACGACGCCGCGACAGCGCCCAGGACACCACCCGCCGCGGCGGCATTTTGCAGGCGCGTTACGTCGCGAGAACTATCGGATTCTCTGCTCGTCATGAAGCCAGCCTGTCAGACCGCCAGTTCGGGAATCCAGATGTACACCGCGTTCAACATGTAGAAGCCCATTGCTATCAGGAGCACGCCACCAGCAATCTCGAAACCTCGCCGGTATCGGGCAAAGTGGCTGAGGTTTTCA
This sequence is a window from Nitrobacter hamburgensis X14. Protein-coding genes within it:
- a CDS encoding mercuric transporter MerT family protein gives rise to the protein MTSRESDSSRDVTRLQNAAAAGGVLGAVAASSCCMLPLLLFTLGASAPWIGTLVRLAPYQPYFIALAVACLGCGYWLWHRSSNQKRDAACSIRSASKFVNPALVVATILVVAAIAFNVLWPVLTS
- a CDS encoding cation transporter: MFNSIGEQIRKSRARRRDDIGCRCDRVQRPLARADIMMERSMTKFPTSLALGLLIISSGGAMAEQRTVTLAVDNMYCEACPYMIKKTIEKVSGVSKVTVSFKEKTAIVVFDDARAEVNDLTNATTSAGFPSAPKR